From a region of the Mycobacterium intracellulare ATCC 13950 genome:
- a CDS encoding thiolase family protein: MPDALILSAARTPIGRARKGSLTSVDAYELAEVAVTAAVERSQISVADLDDLLLAESLQGGGVIGRNIAVRLCMTNVPGVAINRHCASGATAVQLAAATIMAGMADVIVAGGTESASTMPRLTKVAPGAQEPTPWSPQSHPDAPGIPAFDMSVTIGENTARLHHVTREQADAWSARSQQRALNAIAKGYFDDEIVTVPINHGEAVFDTDEHPRDTTPDALAGLKVLHPELPDAVVTAGNSAGINDAAAALVIGGSDFASSRGLTPLARIRGWASVGVEVEHTGMAPVTAIPLALRRSGLTVDDVDLFEINEAFATMAVACTRDLGLDESIVNVNGSGISLGHPIAATGARMVVSIVHELARRDSRIGVVAMCAGGGMGSAMVVERI, translated from the coding sequence ATGCCTGACGCGCTCATACTCTCGGCCGCTAGAACACCAATCGGCAGGGCCCGCAAGGGATCCCTGACGTCAGTCGACGCCTACGAACTCGCCGAGGTCGCCGTTACCGCGGCCGTCGAACGGTCACAGATCTCCGTGGCTGACCTCGACGACCTGTTGCTCGCGGAGTCCCTGCAGGGCGGAGGGGTGATCGGGCGCAACATCGCAGTGCGCCTCTGCATGACCAACGTGCCCGGGGTGGCTATCAATCGGCACTGCGCCTCGGGCGCCACTGCCGTGCAGTTGGCGGCGGCCACCATCATGGCCGGCATGGCAGACGTGATCGTCGCCGGTGGAACGGAAAGCGCGAGCACCATGCCGCGGCTGACCAAGGTGGCACCAGGTGCCCAAGAACCAACCCCATGGTCGCCGCAGAGCCATCCCGACGCCCCCGGCATTCCCGCTTTCGATATGTCGGTCACCATCGGTGAAAACACCGCCCGGCTCCACCATGTTACCCGCGAGCAAGCCGACGCCTGGTCCGCACGCTCACAGCAGCGGGCGCTCAACGCGATTGCCAAGGGCTACTTCGATGACGAGATCGTCACCGTCCCAATCAACCACGGCGAAGCTGTGTTCGACACCGACGAGCACCCGCGAGACACCACGCCCGACGCGCTCGCCGGGCTGAAGGTCCTGCACCCGGAACTACCCGATGCGGTCGTTACTGCCGGAAATTCTGCGGGCATCAACGATGCCGCCGCCGCGCTGGTTATCGGAGGCTCTGACTTCGCGTCCAGTCGCGGCCTCACACCGCTGGCACGGATCCGGGGTTGGGCATCTGTGGGCGTGGAGGTCGAACACACCGGAATGGCCCCGGTGACCGCAATCCCGTTGGCGCTCAGGCGCAGCGGTCTCACAGTGGACGACGTGGACCTCTTCGAGATCAACGAGGCGTTCGCCACGATGGCCGTGGCGTGCACGCGTGACCTCGGATTGGACGAGTCAATCGTGAATGTGAACGGCAGCGGTATCAGTCTTGGCCACCCCATCGCGGCGACTGGCGCTCGGATGGTGGTGTCGATCGTTCATGAACTCGCACGCCGCGATTCGCGCATCGGGGTGGTGGCGATGTGCGCCGGGGGAGGGATGGGCTCAGCGATGGTCGTCGAACGGATCTAA
- a CDS encoding alpha/beta hydrolase, with amino-acid sequence MATIKATWIDPEINESLDGFPDFDFSIDTLPAMRAGSMFEPQSAPDIERLELTTERDGVALSLLRPVEAAAEPPVLFWMHGGGMVIGNRHMDDARLIEWCRWLGCVCVSVEYRLAPESPYPMPLDDCEAGLRFLFEHAHELEVDPQQVGIAGRSAGGALAAGLSLRWRDNVNAPLAFQYLEYPMLDDRGRTESSQLEGLPVWTRESNAFGWRSYLGDRYRTEDVPEDAAPARATELKGLPATFIAVGTADCLRDESIDFAARLSRAAVPTELHVYSGAVHGFDMFADTAVARTAARDSADWLARQFGRRTVA; translated from the coding sequence ATGGCGACGATCAAAGCCACCTGGATCGACCCGGAGATAAACGAAAGTTTGGATGGATTCCCCGATTTCGACTTCTCCATCGACACGCTTCCGGCCATGCGCGCCGGATCGATGTTCGAGCCGCAGTCCGCGCCCGACATCGAGCGCCTCGAGCTGACCACCGAACGCGATGGCGTCGCTCTGTCGCTGCTACGACCCGTCGAAGCCGCGGCCGAGCCGCCCGTCCTGTTCTGGATGCACGGCGGCGGGATGGTGATCGGTAACCGGCACATGGACGATGCCCGCCTGATCGAGTGGTGCCGCTGGTTGGGTTGCGTCTGCGTCAGCGTCGAATACCGGCTGGCACCCGAATCGCCTTACCCCATGCCGCTGGACGACTGCGAGGCCGGGCTGCGCTTCCTCTTTGAACACGCCCATGAGCTAGAGGTCGACCCGCAGCAGGTCGGTATCGCCGGACGCAGTGCCGGCGGGGCACTGGCGGCGGGCCTGTCGCTACGGTGGCGCGATAATGTAAACGCCCCCTTGGCATTTCAATACCTGGAATATCCGATGCTCGATGACCGCGGCCGCACCGAGTCGAGCCAGCTCGAAGGATTGCCGGTGTGGACCCGGGAATCCAACGCGTTCGGCTGGCGCAGCTATCTCGGCGACCGGTATCGCACCGAAGACGTGCCAGAAGATGCGGCGCCTGCGCGGGCGACCGAATTAAAAGGTCTGCCAGCGACTTTCATCGCCGTCGGCACGGCTGACTGCTTGCGCGATGAGTCGATCGATTTCGCCGCGCGACTATCCCGGGCGGCGGTGCCCACCGAACTGCATGTCTACTCAGGCGCTGTGCATGGCTTCGACATGTTCGCCGACACCGCCGTGGCGCGAACCGCGGCACGCGACAGCGCGGACTGGTTGGCCCGCCAGTTCGGCCGGCGAACGGTTGCCTAG
- a CDS encoding ferredoxin: MTFEPDLCEANGLCVLAAPEVFELIDDDVVEILFPEPAPEVESAVTDAVIACPKQALRLPAD, encoded by the coding sequence GTGACTTTCGAGCCCGATCTCTGTGAAGCCAATGGATTATGCGTGCTAGCGGCGCCCGAAGTATTCGAACTTATCGATGACGACGTCGTCGAGATCCTGTTTCCGGAACCGGCACCCGAGGTGGAGTCCGCCGTCACTGACGCGGTGATTGCCTGCCCTAAGCAGGCATTGCGACTACCTGCGGACTGA
- a CDS encoding acyl-CoA dehydrogenase family protein: MDFTVSDEQRMLVESSRKFLARESLISRVRELADSDERGYDERVWQLGAELGWAGLLIAEQYDGLGRDLVDVALIAEEHGRTVQPGPLIGNTLAAVAISQSGRDDLCSEILPLLASARGVAAWAFAESRQPWDADGVCAVAAEHAGGFRLSGIKVAVQDADAAGWILVTAQLGGRVAQFLVDRRSAGIGVRRQHTLDITRRLDEVVFDDVAVPPSALLHAGDAAETAVAHQNRCGAVLVSADNIGVGEAVLEMTVRYAKLRVQFGRPIGSFQAVKHKCATMRMWLQASKAATYYAAMAVAAEADDAEEAASVAKAYTSSAIAALTSEALQVHGGIGFTWEHDLHLYHRRAKANQVLFGDPYLHHERLAAVLETATA, encoded by the coding sequence GTGGATTTCACCGTGAGTGATGAACAACGGATGCTCGTGGAAAGCAGCCGCAAGTTCCTGGCGCGCGAATCGCTGATCAGTCGTGTGCGCGAACTCGCCGATTCCGATGAGCGCGGCTACGACGAGCGCGTTTGGCAGTTGGGCGCGGAACTGGGGTGGGCCGGCTTACTCATCGCCGAGCAATATGACGGTTTGGGGCGCGATCTGGTGGACGTCGCGCTGATCGCCGAGGAACACGGCAGGACGGTGCAGCCGGGCCCGCTCATCGGTAATACCCTCGCGGCAGTGGCGATCTCACAATCCGGACGCGACGACCTGTGTTCGGAGATATTGCCGCTACTGGCAAGTGCCCGGGGCGTCGCAGCGTGGGCCTTCGCGGAGTCGCGCCAGCCGTGGGACGCCGACGGAGTGTGCGCGGTGGCTGCCGAACATGCCGGGGGCTTCCGGCTGAGCGGCATCAAGGTCGCGGTGCAAGACGCCGACGCCGCGGGCTGGATTCTGGTCACCGCCCAGCTGGGAGGCCGCGTGGCGCAATTCCTTGTCGACCGACGGTCCGCAGGAATCGGTGTGCGGCGCCAGCACACCCTCGACATCACCCGGCGCCTCGACGAGGTCGTGTTCGACGATGTTGCGGTGCCGCCATCGGCGCTGCTGCACGCAGGCGACGCTGCGGAAACGGCGGTTGCACACCAAAATCGCTGTGGTGCAGTACTTGTCAGCGCTGACAATATCGGTGTCGGTGAGGCCGTGCTGGAGATGACTGTCCGGTACGCAAAGCTGCGGGTCCAGTTCGGTCGCCCCATCGGTAGCTTCCAGGCGGTCAAACACAAGTGCGCGACGATGCGGATGTGGCTGCAAGCTTCGAAGGCCGCGACCTATTACGCCGCGATGGCCGTGGCCGCCGAGGCGGATGATGCCGAGGAAGCCGCCAGCGTCGCAAAGGCGTACACCTCTTCGGCGATCGCCGCTCTGACCAGTGAGGCCCTTCAGGTGCACGGTGGTATCGGCTTCACCTGGGAACACGACCTGCATCTCTACCATCGTCGGGCCAAGGCGAACCAGGTCCTGTTCGGTGATCCTTATCTGCACCACGAGCGGCTCGCGGCGGTGCTGGAAACGGCTACCGCCTAG
- a CDS encoding acyl-CoA dehydrogenase family protein, whose protein sequence is MKLQQDPEIESFRAEVRSFLEQHRPRVRTLGKAGVRAPDAEDIPALRTWTAQLFEAGYVGADWPTEWGGAGTKDALRATVVGEEMARARVPTPIGAGLLAAAALIHCGRPDQQRRYLPRIRTGEDIWCQLFSEPSAGSDLASLTTRARRDGDDFVVDGQKVWTTNGQHAQLGYLLARTNPDVPKHAGITAFVLDMTSPGVDVRPLREITGTSDFNEVFFDGVRIPANNVLGEVDQGWKVATTSLVEERSSVGTAGIIQVRAVRDAVVMARSLRRGSGPALDNDTVRQDIGRLYAAARVSVRLGQYNLSRALSGDSDPGDAPLAKVLYSETNLALTEFGLGLQGTDALLTEDDPEAIAGGWWQDAFLYSRALTIAGGANEVLRNMIAERSLGLPREPRGS, encoded by the coding sequence ATGAAGCTGCAACAGGATCCGGAGATCGAGAGTTTCCGCGCCGAGGTCCGAAGTTTCCTCGAGCAGCACCGCCCGCGGGTGCGCACACTGGGTAAAGCCGGGGTGCGCGCACCCGACGCCGAAGACATTCCCGCCCTGCGGACGTGGACCGCCCAGCTGTTTGAGGCCGGGTATGTGGGCGCTGACTGGCCCACCGAATGGGGCGGTGCCGGCACCAAAGATGCGCTGCGCGCGACGGTCGTCGGCGAAGAAATGGCGCGGGCTCGGGTACCCACGCCGATCGGTGCCGGCCTGCTGGCCGCCGCGGCCCTCATCCACTGCGGGCGCCCCGACCAGCAGAGGCGCTACCTGCCCCGGATCCGGACCGGCGAAGACATCTGGTGCCAACTATTCAGCGAACCCAGCGCGGGCAGCGACCTGGCGAGCCTGACCACGCGCGCGCGTCGCGACGGCGATGACTTCGTCGTCGACGGTCAAAAGGTCTGGACCACCAACGGCCAGCACGCCCAACTCGGCTACCTGTTGGCCCGAACAAACCCCGATGTACCCAAGCATGCCGGCATAACCGCGTTCGTCCTGGACATGACGAGCCCGGGCGTCGACGTGCGGCCGCTGCGCGAGATCACCGGCACCAGCGACTTCAACGAAGTCTTCTTCGATGGTGTACGGATACCTGCGAACAATGTGCTCGGCGAAGTCGACCAAGGCTGGAAGGTCGCGACCACGAGTCTCGTTGAGGAGCGCTCCAGTGTGGGCACCGCGGGCATCATCCAGGTGCGTGCGGTACGTGACGCCGTGGTGATGGCGCGGTCGCTGCGGCGCGGATCCGGCCCAGCGCTGGACAACGATACGGTCCGCCAAGACATCGGCCGGCTGTACGCGGCCGCGCGGGTCAGCGTTCGGCTGGGCCAGTACAACTTGTCGCGCGCGTTGAGTGGCGATTCCGATCCCGGCGATGCTCCTTTGGCCAAGGTGCTCTACAGCGAGACCAATCTCGCGCTCACCGAGTTCGGGCTCGGGCTGCAGGGCACCGATGCGCTGCTCACCGAAGACGACCCCGAGGCGATCGCGGGCGGTTGGTGGCAGGACGCATTCCTTTATTCGCGGGCTCTGACGATCGCCGGTGGCGCCAATGAGGTGTTGCGCAACATGATCGCCGAGCGTTCGCTTGGACTGCCCAGGGAACCGCGCGGTTCTTGA
- a CDS encoding thiolase C-terminal domain-containing protein, whose protein sequence is MTEPGPAEPVVRPLPQPSISSEPFWTSGADGRLRIAQCQACGRYHHPPRPICPHCRGDEVAMTPVSGRATVAGFTVNHQQWLPRLPPPYVVAVVALAEDPSARLTTNIVGCDPEHVAIGLQVKVIFERQDDIWIPLFEPDSEAADAGPVPGPGDLSRDVRPMSSTRKFEDKVALTGVGSSTIGRRLMVDPLSLTVTACLRAVADAGLDLADIDGLATYPGGLAGGMSEGGVTAVEEALRIRPTWIAGGAEVPGPSGCVVAAMLAVAAGLCRHVLCFRTVWESTHTALARRAKSAGGESRASGMFEWRAPFGAMSAANWIGVNASHYFWRYGGDRASTLAPIALTARANASRNPAAIYRDRLTLDDYLSARMISSPFGLYDCDVPCDGAIAVVVSSIDTAADRPKPPVLVEAVGTQVLDRISWDQDTLTHEPQVFGPAKHLWTRTSLRPDDVDVAELYDGFTFNAVSWLEALGFCGVGEAADFLDGGTTIALDGKLPLNTHGGQLSAGRTHGFGFLAEAIAQLRGEAAGRQVANAQVAVVTTGGGTPGGALLLRREN, encoded by the coding sequence ATGACAGAGCCCGGCCCCGCCGAGCCGGTTGTGCGGCCCCTGCCGCAACCGAGCATCAGCTCCGAGCCGTTCTGGACGAGTGGCGCCGATGGCCGGCTCAGGATTGCCCAGTGCCAAGCGTGCGGCCGGTACCACCACCCGCCGCGTCCGATCTGTCCGCACTGCCGCGGTGACGAGGTTGCGATGACGCCGGTATCGGGACGCGCGACGGTCGCCGGTTTTACCGTGAATCATCAGCAGTGGCTGCCCCGCCTCCCGCCGCCCTACGTCGTCGCGGTCGTCGCCCTCGCCGAAGACCCCTCGGCGCGGCTCACCACGAACATCGTCGGCTGCGACCCCGAACACGTCGCTATCGGTCTGCAGGTCAAAGTAATTTTCGAGCGGCAGGACGACATCTGGATTCCACTGTTCGAACCGGATTCCGAGGCCGCCGATGCCGGCCCGGTCCCAGGGCCCGGTGATCTCAGTCGCGACGTGCGGCCCATGTCGTCCACTCGCAAGTTCGAAGACAAGGTGGCGCTGACCGGGGTCGGGAGCTCGACGATCGGGCGTCGCCTCATGGTCGATCCGTTGTCGCTGACCGTGACGGCGTGCCTGCGCGCCGTGGCCGACGCCGGCCTAGACCTGGCCGACATCGACGGCCTGGCCACCTATCCGGGCGGACTTGCCGGGGGGATGTCGGAGGGCGGGGTCACCGCGGTCGAGGAGGCATTGCGCATCCGGCCCACCTGGATTGCGGGTGGGGCCGAAGTCCCCGGGCCCAGCGGCTGCGTCGTGGCCGCCATGCTCGCCGTCGCCGCCGGACTGTGCCGGCACGTGTTGTGCTTTCGGACAGTCTGGGAATCGACCCATACCGCCCTGGCCAGGCGCGCGAAGTCCGCGGGAGGGGAAAGCCGGGCGTCGGGCATGTTCGAGTGGCGCGCGCCGTTCGGCGCGATGTCGGCAGCCAACTGGATCGGGGTCAACGCCTCGCACTACTTCTGGCGCTACGGTGGTGACCGCGCCTCGACGCTGGCCCCCATCGCCCTGACGGCGCGGGCGAACGCGTCGCGCAATCCGGCCGCGATCTACCGCGATCGCCTCACCCTGGACGACTATCTGTCAGCACGGATGATCAGCTCGCCGTTCGGCCTCTACGACTGCGACGTGCCGTGCGACGGGGCGATCGCGGTGGTCGTGTCATCGATTGACACCGCGGCGGATCGGCCGAAACCGCCGGTGCTGGTTGAAGCGGTCGGAACCCAGGTGCTCGACCGGATCTCTTGGGACCAGGACACTCTCACGCACGAACCGCAGGTGTTTGGTCCCGCGAAACACCTGTGGACCAGAACCAGCCTGCGGCCCGACGATGTCGACGTCGCCGAGCTCTACGACGGGTTCACCTTCAACGCCGTCTCGTGGCTGGAGGCGCTCGGGTTCTGCGGTGTCGGCGAGGCCGCGGATTTTCTCGACGGCGGAACCACGATCGCGCTGGACGGGAAGTTACCGCTGAATACCCACGGCGGTCAGTTGTCTGCCGGACGGACCCACGGCTTCGGCTTCTTGGCCGAGGCCATCGCGCAACTGCGTGGCGAGGCGGCCGGGCGACAGGTCGCCAACGCACAGGTTGCGGTCGTCACTACCGGCGGTGGTACGCCCGGTGGAGCGCTGCTGCTGAGACGGGAGAACTGA
- a CDS encoding SDR family oxidoreductase — translation MTVNNVLVITGGAGGMGLACARALADRGRLLLVDMREDLLDQARKALTGHGADVETLRCDVTSPADVAAVADRVRELGRLRCLVHTAGVSPEMAGAATVLDVDLAGSVRITDALLPLVNPGSSAILIGSIAGYSDVPAGVEPLLDDPLAEGFFATIEQAMGQELDSATAYVLAKRGVVRLAERLATPWGKRGGRTVAISPGLIDTPMGRLELDRQQIIPVMIDVTPVKRPDRPLPGRPEDIAAAVAFLESDAAGFISGCDIRVDGGLVGAGKHLMGVG, via the coding sequence ATGACTGTGAACAACGTCCTGGTGATCACCGGGGGTGCGGGCGGCATGGGGCTGGCCTGCGCCCGCGCGCTGGCCGATCGTGGCCGCCTGCTGCTCGTGGACATGCGCGAGGATCTACTCGACCAGGCGCGCAAGGCGCTGACTGGGCACGGGGCCGACGTCGAGACGCTGCGCTGCGACGTGACCTCCCCCGCCGATGTCGCCGCGGTCGCCGATCGGGTACGCGAGCTCGGGCGTCTGCGCTGCCTCGTGCACACCGCGGGTGTCTCACCGGAAATGGCCGGTGCGGCGACGGTGCTCGACGTGGACCTGGCCGGATCGGTTCGAATCACCGACGCCTTGCTCCCGTTGGTCAACCCGGGGAGCTCCGCGATCCTGATCGGATCGATCGCCGGATACAGTGACGTCCCCGCGGGCGTCGAGCCGTTGCTGGACGATCCGCTGGCCGAAGGGTTCTTCGCCACGATCGAACAGGCCATGGGCCAAGAGCTCGACAGTGCCACGGCCTACGTCCTGGCCAAACGCGGCGTGGTCCGGCTAGCAGAACGGCTGGCCACGCCGTGGGGCAAAAGGGGCGGCCGCACCGTCGCGATCTCACCCGGCCTGATCGACACACCGATGGGCAGGCTGGAACTGGATCGTCAGCAGATCATCCCGGTCATGATCGACGTGACCCCGGTCAAGCGCCCAGACCGACCGCTGCCCGGGCGTCCCGAGGACATCGCCGCCGCGGTGGCCTTCTTGGAGTCCGACGCCGCGGGGTTCATCTCCGGCTGCGACATCCGCGTCGACGGTGGTCTCGTAGGCGCGGGCAAGCACCTGATGGGTGTCGGTTAA
- a CDS encoding NHL repeat-containing protein, translating into MSSDTRRPISIPSYEVVGDWAELSAVPGAPSCWVHNAVVATDGGEIISFHAGRLVAFDTGGRLLRVVDTDLTEGHGITLVREGDDELLWVSDPGFVFSCGADDGDPDWTPMFGKGVRCQTRAPRVVKMTVDGQIRSELPVPQQNPDIPAGPMGPYCPCGCAVDEERFGGTGDIWVADGYGSGVVHRFDKQGNHRSTLTGEEVGQRLACPHAIFIDRRKTVPELYVADRVNTRVLVYDIGGRYLRSFGEQFLNSPSDFAQWGDLLVVAELYGRVAVLDPEDNLLGYIGDDPTAAPGWPTRPGWPNTLAGDGRTEIPHLPSHDRFNSPHAVATDPDGNLYVSEWLLGGRYTKLTVQR; encoded by the coding sequence GTGTCATCAGATACCCGCAGGCCCATTAGCATCCCCTCCTACGAGGTGGTCGGTGATTGGGCAGAACTGTCCGCCGTCCCGGGTGCCCCGTCCTGTTGGGTGCACAACGCTGTCGTCGCCACCGACGGTGGCGAGATCATCAGTTTCCACGCCGGGCGACTCGTCGCGTTCGACACCGGAGGCCGTCTGCTCCGCGTGGTCGACACAGACCTCACCGAAGGCCATGGCATCACTCTCGTGCGCGAGGGCGATGACGAACTCCTCTGGGTGAGCGATCCAGGGTTCGTGTTCAGCTGCGGCGCCGACGACGGAGACCCCGACTGGACTCCGATGTTCGGCAAGGGAGTCCGCTGCCAGACCCGGGCACCCCGAGTGGTGAAGATGACCGTGGACGGTCAGATCCGGTCCGAGTTGCCTGTGCCCCAACAGAATCCGGACATCCCCGCCGGCCCGATGGGACCGTATTGTCCGTGTGGTTGCGCTGTGGACGAGGAGCGGTTCGGTGGAACGGGCGACATCTGGGTGGCGGACGGATACGGGTCAGGTGTCGTGCACCGCTTCGACAAGCAGGGAAACCATCGGTCGACGCTGACCGGTGAGGAAGTCGGCCAACGACTCGCATGTCCACACGCAATTTTCATCGATCGCCGCAAAACGGTCCCTGAGCTCTACGTTGCCGACCGAGTCAACACCCGCGTGCTGGTCTACGATATCGGCGGCCGCTATCTGCGGTCCTTCGGTGAACAGTTCCTCAACAGCCCCAGCGATTTTGCGCAGTGGGGCGACCTGCTGGTCGTCGCCGAGCTCTATGGGCGAGTGGCCGTACTCGATCCCGAGGACAATCTGCTGGGATACATCGGCGACGACCCCACTGCCGCCCCGGGGTGGCCGACCCGGCCGGGCTGGCCCAACACGCTCGCCGGCGATGGGCGTACGGAGATACCGCACCTGCCCAGCCACGATCGCTTCAACTCCCCGCACGCTGTCGCAACGGACCCCGACGGAAATCTCTATGTGTCTGAATGGCTTTTGGGCGGCCGTTACACCAAGCTCACCGTCCAGCGCTGA
- a CDS encoding amidohydrolase family protein — MLPDDAKIISVDDHVIEHPRVWLDRVPAKYADVAPRIVKLPDGNDTWLYEGSQSGNFALNAVAGKHPRDFGMDPRSYDDMLPGCHEIADRIKDMDTEGVWAQLCFPNFGGFAGSTFHKAKDKDFAKLCISAYNDFILDEWCGYAPERQIPLMMVPFWDVEASVAEVERTAAKGAKSISFIEAPHKIGLPSFHTDHWDPLLRICEEAELPLSMHFGSGGMPQGLAPDGDLFIGIALFGLNSMMATVDLLMSEVFYKFPKLKVALSEGGIGWMPYLLERIDYSFGRHKYWCNINADKLPSELFREHIYGCFISDRSGIEQRHRIGVDNIMFESDYPHSDSNWPHTRKLLAEHLVDVPDEEARKIVELNARALYNFWV, encoded by the coding sequence ATGCTGCCCGACGACGCCAAGATCATTTCCGTCGACGACCACGTCATCGAGCACCCCCGAGTGTGGCTGGACCGCGTCCCCGCCAAGTACGCCGACGTGGCTCCGCGCATCGTCAAGCTGCCCGACGGCAACGACACCTGGCTCTACGAGGGCAGCCAGTCCGGCAACTTTGCCCTCAACGCCGTTGCGGGCAAGCACCCACGCGACTTCGGCATGGACCCGCGCAGCTACGACGACATGTTGCCCGGATGTCATGAAATCGCCGACCGCATCAAGGACATGGACACCGAGGGCGTGTGGGCGCAGCTGTGTTTCCCCAACTTCGGCGGATTCGCCGGCAGCACATTTCACAAGGCCAAGGACAAGGACTTCGCCAAACTGTGCATCAGCGCCTACAACGACTTCATCCTCGACGAATGGTGCGGCTACGCCCCGGAACGTCAGATCCCACTGATGATGGTTCCGTTCTGGGATGTCGAGGCCTCGGTCGCCGAAGTCGAGCGCACCGCGGCCAAGGGCGCGAAATCCATCTCGTTCATCGAGGCGCCGCACAAGATCGGACTGCCGTCGTTTCACACCGACCACTGGGATCCGCTGCTGCGCATCTGCGAGGAAGCGGAACTGCCGCTGTCCATGCACTTCGGCTCCGGTGGGATGCCGCAGGGGCTCGCCCCCGACGGCGACCTGTTCATCGGCATCGCATTGTTCGGATTGAATTCGATGATGGCCACCGTCGACCTGCTGATGTCGGAGGTGTTCTACAAGTTCCCCAAACTCAAGGTCGCGCTGTCCGAGGGCGGTATCGGATGGATGCCTTATCTGTTGGAGCGCATCGACTACTCGTTCGGCCGGCACAAGTATTGGTGCAACATCAACGCCGACAAGTTGCCCTCGGAGTTGTTCCGCGAGCACATCTACGGGTGCTTCATCTCCGACCGGTCCGGGATCGAGCAGCGTCACCGCATCGGTGTGGACAACATCATGTTCGAAAGCGACTACCCGCATTCGGATTCCAACTGGCCACACACCCGCAAGCTGCTCGCCGAACACCTGGTCGACGTACCCGACGAGGAAGCGCGCAAGATCGTCGAACTCAACGCCCGGGCCCTGTACAACTTCTGGGTCTAA